A segment of the Candidatus Andeanibacterium colombiense genome:
AGCCGATCCCGGCCAACATCTACACCCACAAGACGCTTTCGGGCAGCTTCGTGGTCAAGAACCCCTATCTTGAGAAATTGCTGCAGGCGAAGTCGAAGGATTCGAACAACGTCTGGAACTCGATCCTCGAGCGCGGCGGTTCGGTCCAGCACCTCGACTTCCTCTCGCCGGAAGAAAAGGCCGTCTACAAGACCAGCTTCGAGATCGACCAGCGCTGGCTGCTCGAATTCGCGGCCGACCGCGCGCCGTTCATCGACCAGGCGCAGAGCCTCAATCTGTTCATCCCGGCCGATGTCGACAAATGGGACCTCGCGATGCTGCACTTCCAGGCATGGGAGAAGGGCATCAAGTCGCTCTATTACCTCCGCTCGAAGTCGGTCCAGCGCGCAGGCTTCGCCGGCGGGGTCGAAGCGGACAACACCGCCGAGGCGCCGATCATCGAACTGGCGGCGCAGACCGATTACGAGGAATGCCTCGCTTGCCAGTGAGGGGCCTGCCAGTAAGGCGGGATCGCCGGTGAGAAAGGAAGCGGATGCCCAAGGTCTTTGACTGGAACGGCTTTCGCTTTCATTTCTACTCCAACGAAGGCGCGCCGCGCGAGCCTGCTCACATCCATGTTTCCAGGCCCGGCGCCGAGGCGAAGTTCTGGCTGTATCCCGAGGTGAGCTTGGCTTATAATCGCCGCTACGACGCTCGGACCATCCGCCTGTTGCAAGCGGTCGTCGAAGAGCGCCGCGAGGAAATCGAGGCAGCGTGGCATGACTTTTTCTCCTGAACCGACCGCGGTCCGTTTCGACGAAGACAGTTTCTGGGTCGATCTCG
Coding sequences within it:
- a CDS encoding DUF4160 domain-containing protein → MPKVFDWNGFRFHFYSNEGAPREPAHIHVSRPGAEAKFWLYPEVSLAYNRRYDARTIRLLQAVVEERREEIEAAWHDFFS